CTGTTACGGCATCAGGATTTTCATAATCTCTTATTTTCAATACCGAAAGCATATTGGGCTTTGCGAATTCAAGATTGGGCAGTACAACCTCCACTTTAAATGTTCGGTTATTTTGATTGATTATTCCACCAATAGCAGAAACCCTAGTTGTGAAGTCCTTATTGACAGAGGGGAAATGTATATCCACTGAATCTCCTTTACCCAGGATACCAATGTATCTTTCTGAAACATCAGCCTCAATGAAGAGATCGCTGTCTCCAACAAAACGAAATAAAGAAACTCCCGGCTGAACCAGTTCCCCGGTACGGACCAGTACGTTTTCCACAGTTCCGTTAAATGGAGCTTTCACTAAAGTTTTTGATTTCTGGGTTTTTAAAGATTCCAAATTCTTTTCAAGGGTTTCTTTCCTGTTTTTAGCTTCCAGGTATTGGATTTCGGTTCCTATCTGTTGATTCCAAAGGCGTTCCTGTTTTTCAAATATTATCGATGCCAATTCCATCTGTTTCTCGACCTCTTCAATATTTCTTTGGATAGATTCATCATCTATTCTTGCCAAAACCTGACCCTTCGTCACGCGCATTCCTTCTACTGCATTCACCTCTTGGATTCTTCCTGATACTTCTCCTGAAATATTCACATCTTTTTTGGAAAGTACAGATCCTGTTACTTCAACAAAATGCTCAAAATGGGTCTTTTCAGGCTTTGTAGTGGAAATTAAAACAGTTTTTCTATTGGTAATTCCAAATTCAGGATCCAATACCGCAATTTCTTTTTCCAAAGTTTCTATCGATGTTCTGAGACTGGCAGCCTCAGACTTCATTTTGGCCAACTCTTCTTTTTTTGCAGTCAGTTCATCTTTTTGTCCACAGGAGGAAGCCATTACAATCATGGCAAGGATCAAAAATGGAAAATTAGTTTTCATATTAGTTTAGTATATTTTCTTTTTTAAATTTTTTAAAGGATACCCAATGCTTTTTCCAAGTCTACCTTGGCAATTAATGCATCATAAAGGGCTGAGAAATAATTGGATTCTGCCTCTTTCAGCGCAGAATCTGCTTCCACCACCTCGAAGTTGGAACCTACACCTTCTTCATATTTGATTTTGGTCATTCTGAATACCTCCATGGCCAATTCCCTGTTTTCATCCTGAACCCTAAGGGCCTGAAGGCTGTTTTGGAGATTGGTTCGAGATTGAAACTTTTCTATTTCTATATTCTCTTCAATAAAATATTTCTGATTTTCAAGCTGTTGGATCTGAACCCTGTTTTGTTGGATTTTAGCACTTTTGGTCAATCCATCAAAAATCGGTATGCTTAGATTCAACCCGATAAAAGATCCCGAAACCCATCTATTGCTTTCCCAAATTGCCCCGGTAGTCTGGGCTGCAGCATTTCTTTGATACGTTCCAAAGAAACCTAGTCTTGGCATATATTGGCTTGTATTGTTTCTTAGGTCTAGATTTATTAAGTC
This window of the Aquiflexum balticum DSM 16537 genome carries:
- a CDS encoding efflux RND transporter periplasmic adaptor subunit; protein product: MKTNFPFLILAMIVMASSCGQKDELTAKKEELAKMKSEAASLRTSIETLEKEIAVLDPEFGITNRKTVLISTTKPEKTHFEHFVEVTGSVLSKKDVNISGEVSGRIQEVNAVEGMRVTKGQVLARIDDESIQRNIEEVEKQMELASIIFEKQERLWNQQIGTEIQYLEAKNRKETLEKNLESLKTQKSKTLVKAPFNGTVENVLVRTGELVQPGVSLFRFVGDSDLFIEADVSERYIGILGKGDSVDIHFPSVNKDFTTRVSAIGGIINQNNRTFKVEVVLPNLEFAKPNMLSVLKIRDYENPDAVTVPNYLILQDSKGDYVFTVENGVSKKRYIQRGLTYKEITEVVEGLSGNEILIDKGFREVGDNFAVNIAQ